In the Podospora pseudocomata strain CBS 415.72m chromosome 5, whole genome shotgun sequence genome, one interval contains:
- a CDS encoding hypothetical protein (EggNog:ENOG503PBZD): MGSTTIIRGFKLSVATLDAFLSANNVDETYGTPPFYKHHLENKDLISKLLFSKISYFDPNADKNKFRVLIPSIEGISRAKTAYVAYSWAAVRAHREVKMEEDLPEEIPKGFEELRQEILSYSGKGDVEEEDKVQEEGKMGIYLVVTCDIRGYYGGNFSSKEGL, encoded by the coding sequence ATGGGCTCAACGACCATCATCCGCGGCTTCAAACTCTCCGTCGCAACCCTCGAtgccttcctctccgccaacaATGTCGACGAAACATATGGAACCCCGCCCTTCTACAAGCACCACCTAGAAAACAAGGATCTTATCTCAAAGCTGCTCTTCTCTAAGATTTCCTACTTCGATCCTAACGCCGATAAAAATAAATTCCGCGTATTGATACCCTCCATCGAAGGCATAAGCCGCGCTAAGACAGCGTATGTTGCTTACTCATGGGCTGCGGTACGGGCGCATCGCGAGGTTAAAATGGAAGAAGACCTGCCGGAGGAAATTCCCAAGGGGTTTGAAGAGCTTCGGCAGGAGATTCTGAGCTACTCCGGAAAAGGAgacgtggaggaggaagataaGGTTCAGGaagaggggaagatggggattTATTTGGTAGTTACCTGTGATATTAGGGGGTATTATGGGGGAAATTTTTCAAGTAAGGAAGGTTTGTAA